From the Eriocheir sinensis breed Jianghai 21 unplaced genomic scaffold, ASM2467909v1 Scaffold697, whole genome shotgun sequence genome, one window contains:
- the LOC126993886 gene encoding uncharacterized protein LOC126993886 — protein MRNVLCLICLLCVLWGWLGGAELTNAGQFTALAPGRCGEPYLTRPTHSIIMCAAMCSSNGDSCDAFSVGHEATGDGGKGRACELVTLGSLQASPTTAAIAEDVYYKCYVTKTVSDLFTTPPPTSTTTPTPTSAALSTITTDRSP, from the exons ATGCGCAACGTTCTCTGCCTAATATGCCTGCTGTGTGTCCTGTGGGGGTGGCTGGGAGGAGCCGAGCTGACCAACGCGGGGCAGTTCACAGCGCTAGCCCCTGGCCGCTGCGGGGAGCCCTACCTCACCCGACCCACACATTCCATCATCATGTGTGCGGCCATGTGCTCCTCTAAcg GGGATTCGTGCGATGCGTTCAGCGTGGGGCACGAAGCGACGGGGGACGGCGGCAAGGGACGGGCGTGCGAACTCGTGACTCTCGGTTCCCTGCAAGCAAGTCCCACCACTGCAGCCATAGCCGAGGACGTCTACTACAAGTGCTACGTGAcaa AGACAGTGAGCGACCTCTTCACTACACCACCTCCAACATCCACCACAACCCCTACACCCACATCCGCTGCTCTCAGCACCATCACTACTGAC AGGAGTCCATGA
- the LOC126993893 gene encoding uncharacterized protein LOC126993893, translating to MTKTLQQFTPLTANTTSTSFFSSSLQVEACPNGSVVVGLEYKKAEDADTPAWHKLVCSPVLPELNFTNQYCHYSSEFITGMLNCTKEEYLVGVRWNSSSIKTGSVRINAKCCSKTQQFMTPTYSMGY from the exons ATGACCAAAACCCTACAGCAATTCACCCCcctcaccgccaacaccacctccacttcctttttctcAAGTTCTCTGCAAGTTGAGGCGTGTCCCAACGGCAGTGTTGTGGTGGGCCTCGAGTATAAGAAAGCTGAGGATGCCG ATACTCCTGCGTGGCACAAGCTGGTGTGCTCCCCGGTCCTTCCCGAGCTGAACTTCACAAATCAGTACTGCCATTATTCGAGCGAATTCATCACTGGCATGTTGAACTGCACTAAGGAGGAATACTTGGTGGGTGTAAGATGGAATTCATCCTCCATCAAGACTGGGAGTGTCCGCATAAACGCCAAGTGTTGCTCGAAAACTCAGCAGTTCATGACGCCTACGTACTCCATGGGCTATTAA